The following are from one region of the Salvia hispanica cultivar TCC Black 2014 chromosome 1, UniMelb_Shisp_WGS_1.0, whole genome shotgun sequence genome:
- the LOC125191302 gene encoding phytosulfokine receptor 1-like: MGVRGSIAPEIGNLYSLASLDLSGNYLNGSIAPTIFNLTVVESINLYDNSLSGSLPRHICRYNRLQRLKVLDLGSNELEGDIPLSLDQCSQLERISFGLNKLSGNVPREIVNITKLKVLDLSFNNLRGTSNLYAHNLSISSYVISINPLSLPLLELLSIKGEFSLNLSNWLPQHNK; encoded by the coding sequence ATGGGAGTCAGAGGCAGCATTGCACCCGAAATCGGAAATCTTTATTCTCTTGCTTCTCTTGATCTAAGTGGAAACTATCTTAATGGTTCTATTGCTCCAACAATCTTCAATCTGACGGTAGTCGAATCTATCAATCTGTACGATAATAGTTTGTCGGGTTCGCTTCCAAGGCACATTTGCAGGTACAATAGACTTCAACGACTCAAAGTACTTGATCTTGGAAGTAATGAATTGGAGGGAGATATACCATTGAGTTTGGATCAATGCTCACAACTTGAGAGGATAAGTTTTGGATTGAACAAACTTAGTGGGAATGTGCCCAGAGAAATTGTGAACATCACAAAGCTTAAGGTATTAGACCTTAGTTTCAACAATTTAAGAGGTACTTCTAATTTATATGCTCATAATTTATCAATCTCTTCATATGTGATATCTATAAATCCATTGTCCTTGCCTTTGTTGGAGTTGCTGAGCATTAAGGGTGAATTCTCTTTGAACTTGTCAAATTGGTTGCCCcaacataacaaatga
- the LOC125191311 gene encoding ankyrin repeat-containing protein ITN1 yields MSSHVKETADGEIEKVLVSPKKSHNPLADISPAPSPSSSTAPALVLSNSGKRIDQAGRKKYVKQVTGRHNDTELHLAAQRGDLAAVRQILEDINSQMVGTLSGAEFDQEVAEIRASLVSEGNELGETALFTAADKGHLDVVKELIKYANKETLGKKNRSLFDPLHIAASQGHHAIVQVLLDHDPSLSKTIGPSNATPLITAATRGHSAVVDELLSKDCSLLEIARSNGKNALHLAARQGHADIVKALLDKDPQLARRTDKKGQTALHMAVKGVNSEVVKHLLDADAAIVMLPDKFGNTALHIATRKKRAQIVSLLLRLPDTNVNALNRDGKTSLDIAEDLPLSEESSEIKECLCRYGAVRANELNQPRDELRKTVTQIKNDVHIQLEQTKRTNKNVHGIAKELRKLHREGINNATNSVTVVAVLFATVAFAAIFTVPGGDNDHGMAVVVGSISFKIFFIFNAIALFTSLAVVVVQITLVRGETKAERRVVEVINKLMWLASVCTSVAFIASSYIVVGRKHQWAAILVTVVGGVIMAGVLGTMTYYVVRSKRIRSSQ; encoded by the exons ATGTCTTCCCACGTCAAAGAAA CTGCTGATGGGGAAATAGAGAAAGTGTTGGTCAGCCCCAAGAAGAGCCACAATCCGTTGGCGGACATATCACCCGCGCCATCACCATCTTCATCTACTGCCCCGGCTCTAGTTCTATCGAATTCAGGGAAGCGGATCGACCAAGCTGGGAGGAAGAAGTACGTGAAACAGGTGACTGGGCGCCACAATGATACGGAGCTGCATTTGGCGGCTCAGAGGGGTGATCTCGCAGCTGTGAGGCAGATACTCGAAGATATTAATTCTCAAATGGTGGGGACTTTGAGTGGTGCGGAATTTGACCAGGAGGTTGCGGAGATCAGGGCGTCACTCGTGAGCGAGGGTAATGAGTTGGGAGAGACGGCGTTGTTTACTGCAGCGGATAAAGGGCATCTTGATGTGGTTAAGGAGCTGATCAAATATGCTAACAAGGAAACACTCGGGAAGAAGAATAGGTCTTTGTTTGATCCTCTGCATATAGCTGCGAGTCAAGGGCATCATG CGATTGTGCAAGTGCTGTTGGATCATGACCCGAGTTTGAGTAAAACTATTGGCCCGTCAAATGCAACTCCTCTTATAACTGCCGCTACTAGAGGTCATAGTGCAGTAGTAGATGAGCTCCTGTCGAAGGACTGCAGCTTGCTGGAAATTGCTAGATCAAATGGGAAGAACGCGTTGCACTTGGCTGCTAGACAAGGGCATGCGGACATTGTCAAGGCGTTGCTTGACAAAGATCCACAGTTAGCTAGGAGGACGGACAAGAAGGGGCAGACAGCACTGCATATGGCCGTTAAAGGGGTTAACTCGGAAGTTGTTAAACATCTCTTAGATGCTGATGCAGCTATAGTAATGCTCCCAGACAAGTTTGGTAACACTGCTTTGCACATAGCTACGAGGAAAAAGCGAGCAcag ATTGTTAGTCTGTTACTACGCCTGCCCGACACCAATGTGAATGCACTGAACCGAGACGGCAAGACATCTCTTGACATTGCGGAAGACCTTCCGCTATCTGAAGAGTCATCTGAGATTAAGGAGTGCCTTTGTCGTTATGGTGCTGTTAGAGCTAATGAGTTGAATCAGCCTCGAGACGAGCTGCGGAAAACCGTGACTCAAATCAAGAATGACGTCCACATCCAGCTCGAGCAAACAAAGAGGACGAACAAGAATGTCCACGGCATCGCCAAAGAGCTGAGGAAGCTCCACCGAGAAGGCATCAACAACGCCACCAACTCGGTGACCGTCGTTGCCGTCCTCTTCGCAACCGTCGCCTTCGCGGCCATCTTCACCGTGCCCGGTGGAGACAACGATCATGGAATGGCCGTGGTAGTCGGAAGCATCTCCTTCAAAatattcttcatcttcaacGCAATTGCCCTCTTCACATCCCTAGCTGTCGTCGTGGTTCAGATCACGTTGGTTAGAGGCGAGACGAAGGCTGAGCGACGCGTGGTAGAGGTCATCAACAAACTGATGTGGCTGGCCTCCGTCTGCACTTCCGTGGCATTCATAGCATCCTCTTACATTGTGGTCGGGCGCAAGCATCAGTGGGCTGCAATACTGGTCACAGTTGTCGGAGGAGTCATAATGGCCGGGGTTCTCGGGACCATGACCTACTATGTGGTGAGGTCGAAAAGGATAAGGTCCAGTCAATAA
- the LOC125215714 gene encoding ubiquitin-conjugating enzyme E2 7, whose amino-acid sequence MASPSQASLLLQKQLKDLCKHPVDGFSAGLLDETNLFDWSVTIIGPPDTLYEGGFFNAIMSFPSDYPNSPPTVRFTSEVWHPNVYADGKVCISILHPPGDDPNGYELASERWSPVHTVESIVLSIISMLSSPNDESPANVEAAKEWRDRRDDFKKKVSRCVRRSQEML is encoded by the exons ATGGCTTCACCCTCTCAAGCAAGTCTTCTCCTTCAGAAGCAGCTCAAAG ATCTGTGCAAACACCCCGTGGATGGATTTTCGGCTGGATTGTTGGATGAGACCAATCTGTTTGACTGGAGTGTTACAATTATTGGGCCTCCGGATACTTTGTA TGAGGGAGGTTTCTTCAATGCTATAATGAGTTTCCCATCAGATTACCCAAACAGTCCTCCAACAGTAAGATTTACCTCAGAAGTGTGGCATCCTAATG TATATGCTGATGGAAAGGTTTGCATTTCGATTCTTCATCCCCCTGGTGATGATCCAAACGGCTATGAGCTTGCTAGTGAGCGATGGTCACCTGTCCACACG gtGGAGAGTATAGTTCTTAGCATCATATCAATGCTTTCAAGCCCTAATGACGAATCTCCTGCTAATGTTGAAGCTGCT AAAGAATGGAGAGACCGAAGGGATGATTTCAAGAAGAAAGTAAGTCGTTGCGTAAGACGGTCTCAAGAAATGCTATAA
- the LOC125201753 gene encoding uncharacterized protein LOC125201753: MQILQRYRNLLIINNAVTQSARVEIAAAQFASFHSTNAHFEKWKNKFDNGVRTDQESLKAYIKYTVRQKRADTKKALKDILCNGDYSTSRNEIATGYADQLNKKSRIKPVHHSKRASHKKSKRNHRRENPFVGYDEDPAKTFYVSFGKDSSWNFRHTEQRSEWTNNSYWSNSRFNEQEAEGRTESHNFSKETYADRRSLGLPATGPLEIEDVKAAFRSSALKWHPDRHGASSRAAAEEKFKHCVEAYKSLCGSLSSQPV; this comes from the exons ATGCAAATTCTACAGAGATATCGGAATCTATTGATCATCAACAACGCCGTCACTCAATCGGCAAGGGTAGAAATAGCAGCTGCCCAATTCGCCTCATTCCATTCAACTAATGCTCACtttgagaaatggaaaaataagtttGATAAT GGTGTAAGGACGGATCAAGAATCACTGAAG gcttatataaaatatacagTTCGGCAGAAGCGGGCTGACACGAAGAAAGCTCTCAAAGACATCCTCTGCAATGGGGATTACTCAACATCAAGAAATGAG ATAGCAACAGGCTATGCAGATCAGTTAAACAAGAAGTCTCGAATAAAGCCTGTTCATCATTCCAAGAGAGCTTCCCACAAGAAGTCGAAAC GGAACCATCGGAGAGAAAATCCATTTGTTGGCTATGATGAGGACCCTGCAAAAAcattttatgtttcatttgGAAAAGACTCCAGTTGGAACTTCAGACACACGGAGCAGAGATCCGAGTGGACAAATAATTCTTACTGGAGTAACAGCAGATTTAACGAACAGGAAGCTGAAGGTAGGACGGAATCTCATAATTTCAGTAAAGAAACATATGCTGATCGGAGAAGCCTTGGTTTGCCAGCAACTGGTCCTTTGGAAATCGAAGATGTCAAGGCTGC CTTTCGCTCGTCTGCTCTGAAGTGGCATCCCGATAGGCATGGAGCTTCTTCACGA GCAGCCGCTGAAGAGAAATTCAAGCATTGTGTCGAGGCCTACAAATCATTATGCGGGAGTCTCTCCTCGCAGCCTGTGTAA